The proteins below are encoded in one region of Telopea speciosissima isolate NSW1024214 ecotype Mountain lineage chromosome 10, Tspe_v1, whole genome shotgun sequence:
- the LOC122642799 gene encoding hydroxymethylglutaryl-CoA lyase, mitochondrial isoform X1, which translates to MSSLEEPLGLDNFPNLGCIDRVRRFSSTACRPIPDDIGMGNCWIEGRSCSSSNSCNEECTRETFSWRRQTREGLRGDSLKRRTLSLGRNHRVFGGVCDSYVPDRHYCSECSDNDVRGVTSKLLRGLPSYVKIVEVAPRDGLQNEKNMVPTAVKIELIQGLVSSGLPVVEATSFVSPKWVPQLADAKDVMAGIRNVEGARLPVLTPNLKGFEAAVAAGAKEVAIFASASESFSKSNINCSIEDSLERYRAVVHAARKLSIPVRGYVSCVVACPVEGPIPPSNVAYVAKELFDMGCFEISLGDTIGVGTPGSIVPMLEAVMAVVPVEKLAVHFHDTYGQSLSNILVSLQMGISIVDSSVAGLGGCPYAKGASGNVATEDVVYMLNGLGVKTNVDLGKLLSVGEFICKHLGRTSGSKAAIALGKITADASKI; encoded by the exons ATGTCGAGTTTGGAGGAGCCACTAGGTCTTGACAACTTCCCAAACTTGGGTTGTATTGATAGGGTCAGGAGGTTCTCCTCTACTGCTTGCAGGCCTATACCGGATGACATAGGAATGGGAAATTGCTGGATTGAGGGAAGGAGTTGCAGCTCATCCAACAGTTGCAA tgaAGAATGTACAAGAGAGACATTTTCATGGAGGAGACAGACCCGGGAGGGGTTGCGTGGAGACTCCTTAAAGCGAAGGACTTTAAGCTTGGGTCGGAACCATAGGGTATTTGGAGGTGTTTGTGATTCATATGTACCAGATCGCCACTATTGCTCTGAGTGCAGTGACAATGATGTAAGGGGCGTAACGAGTAAG TTATTACGTGGATTACCAAGCTATGTAAAGATTGTGGAAGTTGCCCCAAGGGATGGATTGcagaatgagaaaaatatggtgCCTACAGCTGTAAAAATTGAATTGATACAGGGATTAGTTTCTTCTGGGTTGCCTGTTGTTGAGGCAACGAGTTTTGTCTCACCAAAATGGGTACCACAG CTGGCAGATGCGAAGGATGTAATGGCAGGCATCCGGAATGTGGAGGGTGCTAGATTGCCTGTGTTGACCCCTAACCTTAAA GGGTTTGAAGCAGCTGTGGCAGCTGGAGCGAAGGAAGTGGCAATCTTTGCCTCAGCCTCCGAATCCTTTTCAAAGTCAAACATTAATTGCAGTATTGAGGACAGTCTTGAGCGTTATCGGGCTGTTGTTCATGCTGCCAGAAAGCTGTCAATTCCTGTTCGTGG ttatGTATCATGCGTTGTTGCATGCCCTGTGGAAGGCCCAATTCCTCCATCAAATGTAGCATATGTGGCGAAAGAGCTTTTTGACATGGGTTGCTTTGAGATCTCCCTAGGTGATACAATTGGTGTTGGAACACCTG GTTCTATTGTTCCAATGCTTGAAGCTGTAATGGCTGTTGTACCTGTTGAGAAGCTTGCAGTGCATTTCCATGACACTTATGGGCAATCTCTTTCTAATATTTTGGTGTCCCTCCAA ATGGGGATTAGTATAGTGGACTCATCTGTCGCTGGTCTTGGAGGCTGTCCATATGCTAAAGGTGCTTCTGGGAATGTGGCAACTGAGGATGTTGTCTACATGCTCAATGGACTTGGGGTGAAGACCAATGTGGATCTTGGAAAGCTCCTGTCCGTTGGAGAGTTCATCTGTAAGCATTTAGGTCGCACATCTGGGTCGAAAGCAGCAATTGCGCTTGGCAAAATCACAGCAGATGCCTCTAAGATCTAA
- the LOC122642799 gene encoding hydroxymethylglutaryl-CoA lyase, mitochondrial isoform X2 — MSSLEEPLGLDNFPNLGCIDRVRRFSSTACRPIPDDIGMGNCWIEGRSCSSSNSCNEECTRETFSWRRQTREGLRGDSLKRRTLSLGRNHRVFGGVCDSYVPDRHYCSECSDNDVRGVTSKLLRGLPSYVKIVEVAPRDGLQNEKNMVPTAVKIELIQGLVSSGLPVVEATSFVSPKWVPQGFEAAVAAGAKEVAIFASASESFSKSNINCSIEDSLERYRAVVHAARKLSIPVRGYVSCVVACPVEGPIPPSNVAYVAKELFDMGCFEISLGDTIGVGTPGSIVPMLEAVMAVVPVEKLAVHFHDTYGQSLSNILVSLQMGISIVDSSVAGLGGCPYAKGASGNVATEDVVYMLNGLGVKTNVDLGKLLSVGEFICKHLGRTSGSKAAIALGKITADASKI, encoded by the exons ATGTCGAGTTTGGAGGAGCCACTAGGTCTTGACAACTTCCCAAACTTGGGTTGTATTGATAGGGTCAGGAGGTTCTCCTCTACTGCTTGCAGGCCTATACCGGATGACATAGGAATGGGAAATTGCTGGATTGAGGGAAGGAGTTGCAGCTCATCCAACAGTTGCAA tgaAGAATGTACAAGAGAGACATTTTCATGGAGGAGACAGACCCGGGAGGGGTTGCGTGGAGACTCCTTAAAGCGAAGGACTTTAAGCTTGGGTCGGAACCATAGGGTATTTGGAGGTGTTTGTGATTCATATGTACCAGATCGCCACTATTGCTCTGAGTGCAGTGACAATGATGTAAGGGGCGTAACGAGTAAG TTATTACGTGGATTACCAAGCTATGTAAAGATTGTGGAAGTTGCCCCAAGGGATGGATTGcagaatgagaaaaatatggtgCCTACAGCTGTAAAAATTGAATTGATACAGGGATTAGTTTCTTCTGGGTTGCCTGTTGTTGAGGCAACGAGTTTTGTCTCACCAAAATGGGTACCACAG GGGTTTGAAGCAGCTGTGGCAGCTGGAGCGAAGGAAGTGGCAATCTTTGCCTCAGCCTCCGAATCCTTTTCAAAGTCAAACATTAATTGCAGTATTGAGGACAGTCTTGAGCGTTATCGGGCTGTTGTTCATGCTGCCAGAAAGCTGTCAATTCCTGTTCGTGG ttatGTATCATGCGTTGTTGCATGCCCTGTGGAAGGCCCAATTCCTCCATCAAATGTAGCATATGTGGCGAAAGAGCTTTTTGACATGGGTTGCTTTGAGATCTCCCTAGGTGATACAATTGGTGTTGGAACACCTG GTTCTATTGTTCCAATGCTTGAAGCTGTAATGGCTGTTGTACCTGTTGAGAAGCTTGCAGTGCATTTCCATGACACTTATGGGCAATCTCTTTCTAATATTTTGGTGTCCCTCCAA ATGGGGATTAGTATAGTGGACTCATCTGTCGCTGGTCTTGGAGGCTGTCCATATGCTAAAGGTGCTTCTGGGAATGTGGCAACTGAGGATGTTGTCTACATGCTCAATGGACTTGGGGTGAAGACCAATGTGGATCTTGGAAAGCTCCTGTCCGTTGGAGAGTTCATCTGTAAGCATTTAGGTCGCACATCTGGGTCGAAAGCAGCAATTGCGCTTGGCAAAATCACAGCAGATGCCTCTAAGATCTAA
- the LOC122643316 gene encoding S-adenosyl-L-methionine:benzoic acid/salicylic acid carboxyl methyltransferase 1-like, translating into MDVQEVLHMVGGEGETSYAVNSIFQVSLSLSLSLSLSLSLSLCSFVCLCIADLGCSSGPNTLLVITEIINAIESARSRLGNPSLEYQVALNDLPGNDFNTIFKSLPALYEKFKKEKGDQFGPCFISGLPGSFLGRLFPSKSQHFVHSSYSVHWLSQVPLEPEDNKGHIYLAKTSSASVYKAYLEQFQKDFSVFLRSRYEELVPGGHMVLTILGRKSVEDEFNRDFCSLLELLANSLNDLVSEGVIEEGKVDSFNMPIYTPCPEEVKKMIHKEGLFELEKLEVFDVNWDPNDDEEEEFKLFDNFSSAKNGVRCVRSVTESLLSHHFGDAIMDKLFQRYTKIVADHLSKENAREKSKYVSLLISMKRK; encoded by the exons ATGGATGTTCAAGAGGTTCTTCACATGgttggaggagaaggagaaaccAGCTATGCAGTCAATTCCATAttccaagtctctctctctctctctctctctctctctctctctctctctctctctctctgttctttTGTG TGTTTATGCATAGCAGATTTGGGGTGTTCTTCAGGACCCAATACTCTATTGGTGATCACAGAGATTATAAATGCAATTGAATCCGCACGCAGCCGGTTGGGTAACCCATCACTTGAATATCAAGTGGCACTAAATGATCTTCCAGGGAATGACTTCAACACCATTTTCAAATCCTTGCCAGCTTTATATGAGAAAttcaagaaggagaagggagatcaGTTTGGTCCATGTTTCATTTCAGGACTGCCTGGTTCTTTTCTTGGAAGGCTCTTCCCAAGCAAGAGTCAACATTTTGTTCACTCTTCCTACAGTGTTCATTGGCTCTCTCAG GTTCCTCTTGAACCTGAGGATAACAAGGGACACATTTACCTGGCCAAGACAAGTTCTGCAAGTGTGTACAAGGCATACTTAGAGCAATTCCAGAAGGATTTCTCAGTGTTCCTAAGGTCACGTTATGAGGAACTAGTACCTGGCGGGCATATGGTCTTAACAATTCTTGGAAGGAAAAGTGTGGAAGATGAATTTAACAGAGATTTTTGTTCCCTCCTGGAGCTTTTAGCAAACTCACTCAATGATCTGGTCTCTGAG GGGGTCATTGAAGAGGGTAAAGTGGATTCATTTAATATGCCAATTTACACGCCTTGTCctgaagaagtaaagaagatgaTTCACAAAGAAGGATTATTTGAATTGGAAAAGCTAGAAGTGTTTGATGTGAATTGGGATCCCAatgacgatgaagaagaagaattcaaGTTATTTGATAATTTCTCAAGTGCTAAAAATGGGGTAAGGTGCGTAAGATCTGTGACAGAGTCATTGCTTTCTCATCATTTTGGAGATGCTATAATGGACAAGTTGTTCCAGAGATATACAAAGATTGTTGCTGACCACTTATCTAAGGAGAATGCCAGAGAGAAGTCCAAGTATGTTAGTCTTTTAATTTCCATGAAGAGGAAATGA
- the LOC122643317 gene encoding S-adenosyl-L-methionine:benzoic acid/salicylic acid carboxyl methyltransferase 2-like yields MAKRVVLESILELYYNTLPQCLCIADLGCSSGPNTLLVITEIINAIESARSRLGNPSLEYQVALNDLPGNDFNTIFKSLPALYEKFKKEKGDQFGPCFISGLPGSFLGRLFPSKSLHFVHSSYSVHWLSQVPLEPEDNKRHIYLAKTSSPSVYKAYLEQFQKDFSVFLRSRYEELVPGGHMVLTILGRKSVDDEFNRDFCSLMELLANSLNDLVSEGLIEEGKVDSFNMPIYTPCPEEVKKIIQKEGLFELEKLEVFDVNWDPNDDNSYNNNNEEEEFKFDNFSSAKNGVRCVRAVTESLLVHNFGEDIMDNLFQRYTKIVADHLSMENAREKSKYVSLLISMKRK; encoded by the exons ATGGCAAAGAGAGTGGTATTGGAGAGCATATTGGAACTTTACTACAACACCCTCCCACAGTGTTTATGCATAGCAGATTTGGGCTGTTCTTCAGGACCCAATACTCTATTGGTGATCACAGAGATTATAAATGCTATTGAATCCGCACGCAGCCGGTTGGGTAACCCATCACTTGAATACCAAGTGGCACTAAATGATCTTCCAGGGAATGACTTCAACACCATTTTCAAATCTTTGCCAGCTTTATATGAGAAAttcaagaaggagaagggagatcaGTTTGGTCCATGTTTCATATCAGGACTGCCTGGTTCTTTTCTTGGAAGGCTTTTCCCAAGCAAGAGTCTGCACTTTGTTCACTCTTCCTACAGTGTTCATTGGCTCTCACAG GTTCCTCTTGAACCTGAGGATAACAAGAGACACATTTACCTGGCCAAGACAAGTTCTCCAAGTGTGTATAAGGCTTATTTGGAGCAATTCCAGAAGGATTTCTCAGTGTTCCTAAGGTCACGTTATGAGGAACTAGTACCTGGAGGGCATATGGTCTTAACAATTCTTGGAAGGAAAAGTGTGGATGATGAATTTAACAGAGATTTTTGTTCCCTCATGGAGCTTTTAGCAAACTCACTCAATGATCTGGTCTCTGAG GGGCTTATTGAAGAGGGTAAAGTGGATTCATTTAATATGCCAATTTACACGCCTTGTCctgaagaagtaaagaagataATTCAGAAAGAAGGATTATTTGAATTGGAAAAGCTAGAAGTGTTTGATGTGAATTGGGATCCCAATGACGATAATTcttacaataataataatgaagaagaagaattcaaGTTTGATAATTTCTCAAGTGCCAAAAATGGGGTAAGGTGCGTAAGAGCTGTGACAGAGTCATTGCTTGTTCATAATTTTGGAGAGGATATAATGGACAACTTGTTCCAGAGATATACAAAGATTGTTGCTGACCACTTGTCTATGGAGAATGCCAGAGAAAAGTCCAAGTATGTTAGTCTTTTAATTTCCATGAAAAGGAAATGA